A single Anopheles arabiensis isolate DONGOLA chromosome 2, AaraD3, whole genome shotgun sequence DNA region contains:
- the LOC120895874 gene encoding uncharacterized protein LOC120895874 isoform X7, which produces MSGDTQAKKRKDKKRKKDDEDTVKETTVHAPKQPSAGAAQAAKEPGDVQMHIQSDHGTGGHWCAKVVFFILLAGLGALIGLIIMENQGVSNEDTPLSESRYSEFFNGWVDENRQDDHHHDEVLAAINSLDDHDDEGDAHHAVEDHDGGDDDGHDQDGDDDDHDDGAPYAEEEDHDDDEDGTEVQDDDEDEGPASKLDDDEVEEIYTQQEAAEQQQAAAADDDDDGDDDGQDDDDEDDDAEPAGNADDDDDNQNEAANEDDDDDQDDTPFDEVDANDDGDEEEILEVTRGSQLANDDDDDDVDDDDAAFNELVDNDGGEEEYLEKLRAEQQRRAAAEEERRAAAEPEEETSLTVKIFVGVALLGAAHLLLTSPRAPTKKPTNQSDDKSNPKVDHVRSDGAVPANDSVAEQKNAPNVQMTATKTVLDDFVYAGPTEQLLSEQQEEVIEGNVIIFDDNDDAERYSGDDYEYELDELEEAEEEAEPEEDAEEQLLIKQEQEIGAFVPITFEDFSSMYRAPAEPEAVPLQSHQEAALPVQPPPPTNERHSSKKTAKDSLLARSKPPKGAFNKLIYGLHKDPIVIPPDGTEQQQTGAAPVERAENVSAKGEAKTVLTALLAEIPSPPVERVHEHHLPKLVVPPAGTSPGRARTPSPTGQRAARERHVEFLLPVQQPEFELDEPAEFELERSSPAGDNGSKENLFVPDTSEEEELEPNEYAEQYSEYAEEQDEEELAYEEEEELIDDIDSVLLNQYGSDEEEEPLTDDNIPPGGDDEEEASDVDDTDLMRRLEEKYGKLPATGSAASPAATPTEGNDEEDEATAAGWTKIPSRAEEADRSYQEELRRAEQQLDENKPQEALAAFDRILLRTPNSIDALIGRARSLDALAEQRRSNAMLTEAIAAYRKVIEHELSVDDGTLKTVAERCIDRMRFQGQHAQAIEVHNVLIRRFDNEPLYRNQLAVSYLYLNRLAEAKAVLHETLLRWIDNGFALVHYGFVLKTLDQNMELAAQYLQEGIDTGHPGTQDGRFYFQLGDALQRLGRNSEALAVYRKGVQKKLFRSVYQRSLYNVDGLAARPYWTEEQTTHATELELIRAKWREVRDEGLKLLTGAGVFVNESENLRDRGDWKQLELFSRGARVERNCARAPYTCRLVEQYFPAARTCKRGQVKFSVMHPGTHVWPHCGPTNCRVRAHLGLRVPPGTYIRVAEETRSWENGKWLIFDDSFEHEVWHNGTETRLVLIVDFWHPELTESQRRTLSPI; this is translated from the exons ATGTCTGGTGACACGCAGGCCAAGAAGCGGAAGGataagaagaggaagaaag ATGATGAAGATACGGTGAAGGAAACGACGGTCCATGCACCGAAGCAACCGTCGGCCGGCGCTGCCCAGGCCGCGAAGGAACCGGGCGATGTGCAGATGCACATCCAGAGCGACCACGGCACTGGCGGCCACTGGTGTGCGAAGGTCGTGTTCTTCATCCTGCTGGCCGGTCTCGGTGCACTGATTGGGCTGATCATTATGGAAAATCAGGGCGTCTCGAACGAGGACACGCCACTGTCGGAATCTCGGTACTCGGAGTTCTTCAACGGTTGGGTGGACGAAAACCGGCAGGACGATCATCACCACGATGAAGTGCTGGCCGCCATCAACTCGCTGGACGATCACGACGATGAGGGTGATGCGCATCACGCAGTGGAAGATCACGATGGTGGTGACGATGATGGACACGATCAGGacggagatgatgatgatcatgatgatggtgcacCGTACGCAGAGGAGGAAGATCACGACGATGATGAGGACGGTACGGAGgtgcaggatgatgatgaggatgaagGACCGGCATCGAAGCTGGATGACGATGAGGTAGAGGAGATCTACACTCAGCAGGAAGCAgccgaacaacaacaagcggctgctgctgatgatgatgatgatggagatGACGATgggcaggatgatgatgacgaggaCGATGATGCCG AACCCGCTGGAAATgctgacgacgatgacgacaatCAGAATGAAGCAGCaaatgaggatgatgatgacgatcagGATGATACTCCATTCGATGAAGTT GACGCGAACGATGACGGTGATGAAGAAGAAATTCTGGAAGTTACCCGTGGATCTCAGCTAGcaaacgacgatgacgacgatgatgtggatgatgatgatgctgcatTCAACGAGCTCGTGGACAACGACGGAGGAGAAGAGGAATATCTGGAGAAGCTCCGTGCAGAGCAGCAGCGACGTGCAGCAGCGGAAGAAGAACGCAGAGCCGCTGCCGAGCCGGAAGAGGAAACTTCAC TTACCGTAAAGATCTTTGTCGGTGTCGCACTGCTCGGTGCTGCCCATCTTCTCTTAACTAGTCCACGTGCCCCTACGA AAAAACCAACCAATCAAAGCGACGATAAATCCAACCCGAAGGTAGATCATGTACGTTCCGACGGTGCCGTACCGGCAAACGATAGTGTCGCCGAGCAAAAGAATGCACCGAACGTGCAAATGACCGCTACCAAAACGGTACTGGACGATTTTGTTTATGCAGGTCCAACGGAACAACTGTTATCGGAACAACAGGAGGAAGTGATCGAAGGCAATG TGATCATATTCGACGATAACGACGATGCTGAACGTTACTCTGGCGATGACTACGAGTACGAGCTGGATGAATTGGAAGAGGCCGAAGAAGAGGCGGAACCCGAAGAGGACGCGGAAGAGCAGTTGCTCATCAAGCAGGAGCAAGAAATAGGAGCCTTTGTACCGATCACGTTCGAGGATTTTAGCTCCATGTACCGAGCACCAGCCGAACCCGAAGCTGTTCCGTTGCAAAGCCACCAGGAAGCGGCCTTGCCCGTTCAGCCACCACCGCCCACAAACGAACGACATTCGTCCAAGAAAACGGCAAAAGATTCCCTGCTTGCGCGCAGCAAACCACCAAAGGGAGCGTTTAACAAACTCATCTACGGGCTGCACAAGGACCCGATCGTAATACCGCCCGACGggacggagcagcagcaaaccggGGCGGCACCAGTGGAACGAGCCGAAAATGTAAGTGCGAAGGGTGAGGCAAAGACCGTCCTGACGGCACTGCTTGCGGAAATCCCCTCACCACCGGTTGAGCGCGTTCACGAACACCACCTCCCAAAGCTTGTTGTCCCTCCCGCGGGAACGTCACCAGGTCGCGCGCGAACACCGTCGCCAACGGGCCAGCGAGCTGCAAGGGAAAGGCACGTTGAGTTTCTGTTGCCCGTGCAACAGCCCGAGTTCGAGCTGGACGAGCCGGCGGAGTTTGAGCTGGAGCGCTCCTCGCCCGCCGGTGACAATGGCAGCAAGGAGAACCTGTTCGTGCCGGACACCAGCGAAGAGGAGGAGCTGGAACCGAACGAGTACGCGGAACAGTACAGCGAGTACGCGGAGGAGCAGGACGAGGAGGAACTCGCgtacgaggaggaggaagagctgATCGACGACATCGACTCGGTTCTGCTCAATCAGTACGGttcggacgaggaggaggaaccGCTGACTGACGACAACATTCCGCCGGGTggggacgacgaggaggaggcgTCCGATGTCGACGACACCGATCTGATGCGACGGTTGGAGGAGAAGTATGGCAAGCTGCCGGCGACCGGTAGTGCAGCTTCGCCGGCGGCCACACCGACCGAGGGCAatgacgaggaggacgaggcgACCGCTGCCGGCTGGACAA AAATCCCCTCGAGGGCTGAAGAAGCTGATCGGTCCTACCAGGAAGAACTGAGACGGGCTGAGCAGCAACTCGATGAG AACAAGCCCCAGGAAGCGCTGGCCGCTTTCGATCGTATATTGCTCCGAACGCCCAACTCGATCGATGCGCTAATCGGCCGAGCGCGATCGTTGGATGCACTGGCAGAGCAGCGGCGCAGTAACGCGATGCTGACGGAAGCGATCGCCGCCTACCGGAAGGTGATCGAGCACGAGCTGTCGGTCGACGACGGCACGCTCAAAACGGTAGCCGAACGGTGCATCGATCGTATGCGCTTCCAGGGCCAGCACGCGCAAGCGATCGAGGTGCATAACGTGCTGATTCGACGATTCGACAACGAACCGCTGTATCGGAATCAGCTCGCCGTAAGCTACCTTTACTTGAACAG ACTTGCCGAAGCTAAAGCCGTACTGCACGAGACGCTTCTCCGCTGGATCGACAATGGCTTTGCGCTGGTACACTACGGTTTTGTGCTGAAAAcgctcgaccaaaacatggaACTGGCGGCCCAGTACCTGCAGGAGGGCATCGATACGGGCCATCCCGGTACGCAGGACGGCCGGTTCTACTTCCAGCTCGGCGATGCGCTCCAGCGGCTCGGGCGCAACAGTGAAGCGCTCGCCGTCTATCGGAAAGGTGTGCAGAAGAAGCTCTTCCGCTCGGTGTACCAGCGCTCGCTGTACAATGTGGACGGGCTGGCGGCCCGGCCCTACTGGACGGAGGAGCAAACGACGCACGCTACCGAGCTGGAGCTGATCCGCGCCAAGTGGCGGGAAGTGCGCGACGAAGGCCTGAAGCTGCTCACCGGTgccggtgtgtttgtgaacgAGTCGGAAAATCTGCGCGACCGGGGTGACTGGAAGCAGCTGGAGCTGTTCTCTCGAGGGGCCCGCGTGGAGCGAAACTGCGCCCGTGCACCGTACACGTGCCGGCTGGTGGAGCAGTACTTCCCCGCTGCCCGGACATGCAAGCGCGGGCAGGTGAAGTTTAGCGTGATGCATCCCGGGACGCACGTGTGGCCCCACTGCGGACCAACGAACTGTCGGGTGCGGGCGCATCTTGGGTTGCGTGTGCCACCGGGGACCTACATACGGGTGGCCGAAGAAACACG CTCCTGGGAGAATGGCAAGTGGTTAATATTCGACGATAGCTTCGAGCACGAGGTGTGGCACAATGGGACGGAAACACGGTTGGTGTTGATAGTGGATTTTTGGCATCCCGAGCTTACGGAGAGCCAGCGGCGTACCCTGTCACCGATCTAA
- the LOC120895874 gene encoding uncharacterized protein LOC120895874 isoform X5 has translation MSGDTQAKKRKDKKRKKDDEDTVKETTVHAPKQPSAGAAQAAKEPGDVQMHIQSDHGTGGHWCAKVVFFILLAGLGALIGLIIMENQGVSNEDTPLSESRYSEFFNGWVDENRQDDHHHDEVLAAINSLDDHDDEGDAHHAVEDHDGGDDDGHDQDGDDDDHDDGAPYAEEEDHDDDEDGTEVQDDDEDEGPASKLDDDEVEEIYTQQEAAEQQQAAAADDDDDGDDDGQDDDDEDDDAEPAGNADDDDDNQNEAANEDDDDDQDDTPFDEVKRSNALNDNSNQNAPTINEDTVQTSVPEPERNQVPVTTTVPSTEGVVTGDTLKDQMDELVRNYNKLAESLDVPKVEEVVDVPDTIAAQANEDANDDGDEEEILEVTRGSQLANDDDDDDVDDDDAAFNELVDNDGGEEEYLEKLRAEQQRRAAAEEERRAAAEPEEETSLTVKIFVGVALLGAAHLLLTSPRAPTKKPTNQSDDKSNPKVDHVRSDGAVPANDSVAEQKNAPNVQMTATKTVLDDFVYAGPTEQLLSEQQEEVIEGNVIIFDDNDDAERYSGDDYEYELDELEEAEEEAEPEEDAEEQLLIKQEQEIGAFVPITFEDFSSMYRAPAEPEAVPLQSHQEAALPVQPPPPTNERHSSKKTAKDSLLARSKPPKGAFNKLIYGLHKDPIVIPPDGTEQQQTGAAPVERAENVSAKGEAKTVLTALLAEIPSPPVERVHEHHLPKLVVPPAGTSPGRARTPSPTGQRAARERHVEFLLPVQQPEFELDEPAEFELERSSPAGDNGSKENLFVPDTSEEEELEPNEYAEQYSEYAEEQDEEELAYEEEEELIDDIDSVLLNQYGSDEEEEPLTDDNIPPGGDDEEEASDVDDTDLMRRLEEKYGKLPATGSAASPAATPTEGNDEEDEATAAGWTKIPSRAEEADRSYQEELRRAEQQLDENKPQEALAAFDRILLRTPNSIDALIGRARSLDALAEQRRSNAMLTEAIAAYRKVIEHELSVDDGTLKTVAERCIDRMRFQGQHAQAIEVHNVLIRRFDNEPLYRNQLAVSYLYLNRLAEAKAVLHETLLRWIDNGFALVHYGFVLKTLDQNMELAAQYLQEGIDTGHPGTQDGRFYFQLGDALQRLGRNSEALAVYRKGVQKKLFRSVYQRSLYNVDGLAARPYWTEEQTTHATELELIRAKWREVRDEGLKLLTGAGVFVNESENLRDRGDWKQLELFSRGARVERNCARAPYTCRLVEQYFPAARTCKRGQVKFSVMHPGTHVWPHCGPTNCRVRAHLGLRVPPGTYIRVAEETRSWENGKWLIFDDSFEHEVWHNGTETRLVLIVDFWHPELTESQRRTLSPI, from the exons ATGTCTGGTGACACGCAGGCCAAGAAGCGGAAGGataagaagaggaagaaag ATGATGAAGATACGGTGAAGGAAACGACGGTCCATGCACCGAAGCAACCGTCGGCCGGCGCTGCCCAGGCCGCGAAGGAACCGGGCGATGTGCAGATGCACATCCAGAGCGACCACGGCACTGGCGGCCACTGGTGTGCGAAGGTCGTGTTCTTCATCCTGCTGGCCGGTCTCGGTGCACTGATTGGGCTGATCATTATGGAAAATCAGGGCGTCTCGAACGAGGACACGCCACTGTCGGAATCTCGGTACTCGGAGTTCTTCAACGGTTGGGTGGACGAAAACCGGCAGGACGATCATCACCACGATGAAGTGCTGGCCGCCATCAACTCGCTGGACGATCACGACGATGAGGGTGATGCGCATCACGCAGTGGAAGATCACGATGGTGGTGACGATGATGGACACGATCAGGacggagatgatgatgatcatgatgatggtgcacCGTACGCAGAGGAGGAAGATCACGACGATGATGAGGACGGTACGGAGgtgcaggatgatgatgaggatgaagGACCGGCATCGAAGCTGGATGACGATGAGGTAGAGGAGATCTACACTCAGCAGGAAGCAgccgaacaacaacaagcggctgctgctgatgatgatgatgatggagatGACGATgggcaggatgatgatgacgaggaCGATGATGCCG AACCCGCTGGAAATgctgacgacgatgacgacaatCAGAATGAAGCAGCaaatgaggatgatgatgacgatcagGATGATACTCCATTCGATGAAGTT AAGCGATCTAATGCTTTGAATGATAATTCTAACCAAAACGCTCCAACGATCAACGAAGACACAGTGCAAACATCTGTCCCTGAACCGGAACGAAATCAGGTGCCTGTAACGACAACTGTCCCGTCAACCGAAGGAGTAGTTACGGGCGACACGCTCAAAGATCAAATGGACGAGTTAGTTCGAAACTATAACAAACTAGCGGAGTCGTTAGACGTACCGAAGGTTGAGGAGGTTGTCGATGTTCCGGACACGATCGCGGCACAGGCGAATGAG GACGCGAACGATGACGGTGATGAAGAAGAAATTCTGGAAGTTACCCGTGGATCTCAGCTAGcaaacgacgatgacgacgatgatgtggatgatgatgatgctgcatTCAACGAGCTCGTGGACAACGACGGAGGAGAAGAGGAATATCTGGAGAAGCTCCGTGCAGAGCAGCAGCGACGTGCAGCAGCGGAAGAAGAACGCAGAGCCGCTGCCGAGCCGGAAGAGGAAACTTCAC TTACCGTAAAGATCTTTGTCGGTGTCGCACTGCTCGGTGCTGCCCATCTTCTCTTAACTAGTCCACGTGCCCCTACGA AAAAACCAACCAATCAAAGCGACGATAAATCCAACCCGAAGGTAGATCATGTACGTTCCGACGGTGCCGTACCGGCAAACGATAGTGTCGCCGAGCAAAAGAATGCACCGAACGTGCAAATGACCGCTACCAAAACGGTACTGGACGATTTTGTTTATGCAGGTCCAACGGAACAACTGTTATCGGAACAACAGGAGGAAGTGATCGAAGGCAATG TGATCATATTCGACGATAACGACGATGCTGAACGTTACTCTGGCGATGACTACGAGTACGAGCTGGATGAATTGGAAGAGGCCGAAGAAGAGGCGGAACCCGAAGAGGACGCGGAAGAGCAGTTGCTCATCAAGCAGGAGCAAGAAATAGGAGCCTTTGTACCGATCACGTTCGAGGATTTTAGCTCCATGTACCGAGCACCAGCCGAACCCGAAGCTGTTCCGTTGCAAAGCCACCAGGAAGCGGCCTTGCCCGTTCAGCCACCACCGCCCACAAACGAACGACATTCGTCCAAGAAAACGGCAAAAGATTCCCTGCTTGCGCGCAGCAAACCACCAAAGGGAGCGTTTAACAAACTCATCTACGGGCTGCACAAGGACCCGATCGTAATACCGCCCGACGggacggagcagcagcaaaccggGGCGGCACCAGTGGAACGAGCCGAAAATGTAAGTGCGAAGGGTGAGGCAAAGACCGTCCTGACGGCACTGCTTGCGGAAATCCCCTCACCACCGGTTGAGCGCGTTCACGAACACCACCTCCCAAAGCTTGTTGTCCCTCCCGCGGGAACGTCACCAGGTCGCGCGCGAACACCGTCGCCAACGGGCCAGCGAGCTGCAAGGGAAAGGCACGTTGAGTTTCTGTTGCCCGTGCAACAGCCCGAGTTCGAGCTGGACGAGCCGGCGGAGTTTGAGCTGGAGCGCTCCTCGCCCGCCGGTGACAATGGCAGCAAGGAGAACCTGTTCGTGCCGGACACCAGCGAAGAGGAGGAGCTGGAACCGAACGAGTACGCGGAACAGTACAGCGAGTACGCGGAGGAGCAGGACGAGGAGGAACTCGCgtacgaggaggaggaagagctgATCGACGACATCGACTCGGTTCTGCTCAATCAGTACGGttcggacgaggaggaggaaccGCTGACTGACGACAACATTCCGCCGGGTggggacgacgaggaggaggcgTCCGATGTCGACGACACCGATCTGATGCGACGGTTGGAGGAGAAGTATGGCAAGCTGCCGGCGACCGGTAGTGCAGCTTCGCCGGCGGCCACACCGACCGAGGGCAatgacgaggaggacgaggcgACCGCTGCCGGCTGGACAA AAATCCCCTCGAGGGCTGAAGAAGCTGATCGGTCCTACCAGGAAGAACTGAGACGGGCTGAGCAGCAACTCGATGAG AACAAGCCCCAGGAAGCGCTGGCCGCTTTCGATCGTATATTGCTCCGAACGCCCAACTCGATCGATGCGCTAATCGGCCGAGCGCGATCGTTGGATGCACTGGCAGAGCAGCGGCGCAGTAACGCGATGCTGACGGAAGCGATCGCCGCCTACCGGAAGGTGATCGAGCACGAGCTGTCGGTCGACGACGGCACGCTCAAAACGGTAGCCGAACGGTGCATCGATCGTATGCGCTTCCAGGGCCAGCACGCGCAAGCGATCGAGGTGCATAACGTGCTGATTCGACGATTCGACAACGAACCGCTGTATCGGAATCAGCTCGCCGTAAGCTACCTTTACTTGAACAG ACTTGCCGAAGCTAAAGCCGTACTGCACGAGACGCTTCTCCGCTGGATCGACAATGGCTTTGCGCTGGTACACTACGGTTTTGTGCTGAAAAcgctcgaccaaaacatggaACTGGCGGCCCAGTACCTGCAGGAGGGCATCGATACGGGCCATCCCGGTACGCAGGACGGCCGGTTCTACTTCCAGCTCGGCGATGCGCTCCAGCGGCTCGGGCGCAACAGTGAAGCGCTCGCCGTCTATCGGAAAGGTGTGCAGAAGAAGCTCTTCCGCTCGGTGTACCAGCGCTCGCTGTACAATGTGGACGGGCTGGCGGCCCGGCCCTACTGGACGGAGGAGCAAACGACGCACGCTACCGAGCTGGAGCTGATCCGCGCCAAGTGGCGGGAAGTGCGCGACGAAGGCCTGAAGCTGCTCACCGGTgccggtgtgtttgtgaacgAGTCGGAAAATCTGCGCGACCGGGGTGACTGGAAGCAGCTGGAGCTGTTCTCTCGAGGGGCCCGCGTGGAGCGAAACTGCGCCCGTGCACCGTACACGTGCCGGCTGGTGGAGCAGTACTTCCCCGCTGCCCGGACATGCAAGCGCGGGCAGGTGAAGTTTAGCGTGATGCATCCCGGGACGCACGTGTGGCCCCACTGCGGACCAACGAACTGTCGGGTGCGGGCGCATCTTGGGTTGCGTGTGCCACCGGGGACCTACATACGGGTGGCCGAAGAAACACG CTCCTGGGAGAATGGCAAGTGGTTAATATTCGACGATAGCTTCGAGCACGAGGTGTGGCACAATGGGACGGAAACACGGTTGGTGTTGATAGTGGATTTTTGGCATCCCGAGCTTACGGAGAGCCAGCGGCGTACCCTGTCACCGATCTAA